The following are from one region of the Nymphalis io chromosome 21, ilAglIoxx1.1, whole genome shotgun sequence genome:
- the LOC126776720 gene encoding lipase 1-like isoform X1, with protein sequence MAGLISRVIFILCCFVLSEQQNILKKEAYQTVSQLIISAGYPVEKHRVTTTDGYILQLHRIPAGKRTARKASSAKGKKAVLICHGILGSSSDFVIMGPEKSLAYSLADDGYDVWLTNLRGNIYTSHQNYTRNNPKFWEYSFHEHGKYDLPASIDKVLSVTGLSKILYIGYSMGGASFFVMASERPEYNDKVISFLALAPAVYLPNIKPIAEFLLKDLNILDQFRAQGIHSVSIQRNVLDMFIKSVCYSKKPENNICMRIIYMVIGNDEEQYDKDITALFLARFQPASFRQLEHFGKVAMTDVFTSWEDGLWGSVKPYNFSNVRVPVTLLYGENDQLTEKSQILRLAAELNATGVLDDVRPASSWPKFNHLDFIFAYDIDSIFIKPFLTTITSLFNKYG encoded by the exons atgGCCGGTTTAATTTCCCGCGTTATTTTTATTCTGTGCTGTTTTGTTTTGAGtgaacaacaaaatattttgaagaaaGAAGCATATCAGACAGTA TCGCAGCTCATAATATCAGCCGGATATCCGGTGGAGAAGCACCGTGTAACTACAACGGACGGTTATATCCTGCAATTGCACAGGATACCGGCTGGTAAGAGGACAGCAAGGAAGGCATCCAGCGCTAAGGGCAAAAAGGCCGTACTAATTTGCCATGGAATTCTCGGGAGTAGTAGTGACTTCGTTATTATGGGACCTGAGAAGAGTTTAG CGTACAGTTTAGCGGACGATGGCTACGATGTTTGGCTAACAAATCTCCGAGGCAACATTTACACATCTCACCAAAACTACACGAGAAATAACCCAAAATTTTGGGAATACAG TTTTCACGAACATGGTAAATACGACTTACCAGCGTCCATTGATAAAGTGCTCAGCGTCACTGGTCTGTCCAAGATCCTGTACATCGGTTACTCGATGGGGGGCGCGAGTTTCTTTGTGATGGCGTCAGAACGGCCGGAGTACAATGATAAAGTTATATCTTTCCTCGCACTCGCACCAGCCGTTTACTTACCTAACATAAAACCAATTGCTGAATTTCTTTTAAAGGatttaaatatactt gatCAATTTCGAGCCCAAGGGATACATTCTGTCAGCATTCAGCGAAATGTCCTAGATATGTTTATCAAGAGCGTATGCTACTCGAAGAAGCCAGAAAATAACATATGTATGAGAATAATCTATATGGTTATTGGAAATGATGAGGAACAATATGATAAG GACATAACCGCACTATTTTTGGCAAGATTTCAGCCAGCTTCATTTCGTCAACTTGAACATTTTGGGAAAGTCGCTATGACAg ATGTGTTTACTTCATGGGAAGACGGTTTATGGGGTAGCGTGAAACCATACAACTTCTCGAACGTACGGGTACCAGTCACATTGCTTTATGGTGAAAATGATCAACTGACGGAGAAATcg CAAATTCTCCGCCTAGCTGCAGAGTTAAACGCTACAGGGGTGCTGGATGACGTTCGACCAGCTAGTTCCTGGCCCAAGTTTAATCATCTTGACTTTATCTTCGCATATGACATTGACTCTATTTTTATTAAGCCTTTCCTCACGACAATTACatcattgtttaataaatatggatAG
- the LOC126776720 gene encoding lipase 1-like isoform X2 translates to MAGLISRVIFILCCFVLSEQQNILKKEAYQTVSQLIISAGYPVEKHRVTTTDGYILQLHRIPAGKRTARKASSAKGKKAVLICHGILGSSSDFVIMGPEKSLAYSLADDGYDVWLTNLRGNIYTSHQNYTRNNPKFWEYSFHEHGKYDLPASIDKVLSVTGLSKILYIGYSMGGASFFVMASERPEYNDKVISFLALAPAVYLPNIKPIAEFLLKDLNILDQFRAQGIHSVSIQRNVLDMFIKSVCYSKKPENNICMRIIYMVIGNDEEQYDKDITALFLARFQPASFRQLEHFGKVAMTVLGLLLQHLWIKILTKGYS, encoded by the exons atgGCCGGTTTAATTTCCCGCGTTATTTTTATTCTGTGCTGTTTTGTTTTGAGtgaacaacaaaatattttgaagaaaGAAGCATATCAGACAGTA TCGCAGCTCATAATATCAGCCGGATATCCGGTGGAGAAGCACCGTGTAACTACAACGGACGGTTATATCCTGCAATTGCACAGGATACCGGCTGGTAAGAGGACAGCAAGGAAGGCATCCAGCGCTAAGGGCAAAAAGGCCGTACTAATTTGCCATGGAATTCTCGGGAGTAGTAGTGACTTCGTTATTATGGGACCTGAGAAGAGTTTAG CGTACAGTTTAGCGGACGATGGCTACGATGTTTGGCTAACAAATCTCCGAGGCAACATTTACACATCTCACCAAAACTACACGAGAAATAACCCAAAATTTTGGGAATACAG TTTTCACGAACATGGTAAATACGACTTACCAGCGTCCATTGATAAAGTGCTCAGCGTCACTGGTCTGTCCAAGATCCTGTACATCGGTTACTCGATGGGGGGCGCGAGTTTCTTTGTGATGGCGTCAGAACGGCCGGAGTACAATGATAAAGTTATATCTTTCCTCGCACTCGCACCAGCCGTTTACTTACCTAACATAAAACCAATTGCTGAATTTCTTTTAAAGGatttaaatatactt gatCAATTTCGAGCCCAAGGGATACATTCTGTCAGCATTCAGCGAAATGTCCTAGATATGTTTATCAAGAGCGTATGCTACTCGAAGAAGCCAGAAAATAACATATGTATGAGAATAATCTATATGGTTATTGGAAATGATGAGGAACAATATGATAAG GACATAACCGCACTATTTTTGGCAAGATTTCAGCCAGCTTCATTTCGTCAACTTGAACATTTTGGGAAAGTCGCTATGACAg TTTTAGGATTGTTACTTCAACATTTATGGATAAAAATACTAACTAAGGGATATTCGTAG
- the LOC126776721 gene encoding RING finger protein 121 yields the protein MDLHRPVDGNKSYEELTSEEKLRYDHQKLHEMHKGHDSMHMTMVIILIVTLIVAHLIVSEWKNLHYRSYALFTMVAMWSIPLLMSISNHWTRFIVVWTVFTLLTAIVIWKSSQKPMSVTTPRLVYKWFYLIYKVSCFFGVFGYIVMMMTFMNINSIFNHKPQVWMDVGLVSLFYGLYFGVLGRDVAEYCSDKMAASIGYYTKEGMPTRHLESNVCAVCGNKLLVDVNEEGVLENTYKLTCSHVFHEFCIRGWCIVGKKQSCPYCKEKVDLKRMFTNPWDRPHLLYGQLLDWIRWVIAWQPLVLFLVQGINWLFGLE from the exons atGGATCTCCATCGACCGGTCGACGGCAATAAg tcaTATGAAGAACTGACATCTGAGGAAAAATTAAG ATATGACCATCAGAAATTGCACGAGATGCACAAGGGTCACGACTCGATGCATATGACTATGGTCATCATCCTTATTGTGACGCTAATTGTGGCCCATTTAATAGTTTCCGAATGGAAGAACTTACATTACAGATCATATGCG TTATTCACGATGGTCGCGATGTGGTCGATTCCGTTGCTGATGAGCATCAGCAACCACTGGACGAGGTTCATCGTGGTGTGGACGGTGTTCACGCTGCTGACCGCCATCGTTATATGGAAGTCGTCGCAGAAGCCCATGTCAGTCACGACGCCGAG ATTGGTGTACAAATGGTTCTACCTCATATACAAAGTGAGCTGTTTCTTCGGTGTGTTCGGCTACATAGTTATGATGATGACCTTCATGAACATAAACTCGATATTCAACCACAAGCCGCAAGTCTGGATGGACGTCGGCCTCGTGTCACTGTTCTACGGACTGTACTTCGGCGTGCTCGGGCGGGACGTCGCTGAATACTGTAGCGATAAAATGGCCGCTTCTATTGGT tattaCACAAAAGAAGGGATGCCGACACGACACTTAGAGAGCAATGTGTGTGCTGTCTGCGGTAATAAGTTATTGGTTGATGTCAACGAGGAAGGCGTTTTAG aaaatacatataaactgaCCTGCAGTCACGTTTTCCACGAGTTCTGTATTCGGGGCTGGTGCATCGTTGGCAAGAAGCAGAGCTGTCCGTACTGCAAGGAGAAGGTGGATCTCAAGAGAATGTTTACTAACCC ATGGGACCGACCGCATTTACTCTATGGACAACTCCTAGATTGGATCAGATGGGTGATCGCATGGCAACCGCTCGTGCTATTCCTCGTTCAAGGCATCAACTGGCTCTTCGGACTTGAATAA
- the LOC126776718 gene encoding apoptosis-inducing factor 1, mitochondrial-like, translating into MLNSPFRCCNHIRRLNAVVSNNSLEVATYLGQSRNYNKDKGSCCKDVTQSEGKQVAQWPKSDPPPPAWRNECPRDPQPPNYDPYRIKVPDVVVPPLPPSNAKPMIDCARTKGPCSVKPPPEPPECPPPPPKPFPWIYVWSVASFFGIMGLIYKVYLWREMQIKLGDHTSKWRPRRKLKAPYHCKDLPACVQYLIVGAGAAGWAAYRAIMEHDKTAKVFFITKEDCLPYMQPPMSKHMWWNPEPPDIKTLNYIEDGTRHSMYYADCASFLDPIKFYRKKNGPAVSIARGWCVLRVDADDHVVWVKTMCGEQPIYYERCLLAPGAKANNLSIFKSASKSIRDRVCTLRTIRDLEIAYRKVKASKHVVIIGGGFLGCELAWYLGKMNQLVERHEQEEPLQIVQIFKDKGIMSGVLPEYIGEWAAEKIKCEGVTVVPKTQVYDAFETPDGRLELTLSNGSSIVTDYVFVAIGTEPRVELAEPSFLELDPVNGGFLVNTELEARTHLYVAGDAASFYSQWKDTRLRLSHFGNAEEQGYVAGANMTGYWVPCNMEPHFILHLGDSLEMEAVGEIGACMSTVGIFKPCSENTKPKAPAAGEGDRPCYKKSEEYQNRYKRGMLFYLRDELIVGLVFWNLPPVDDRYGVATEVLRARPTYKDINMLAELFGFPETKCDYLSEEQLKEQGPCIQNRRFA; encoded by the exons atGTTAAATAGTCCGTTTAGATGCTGCAACCATATTCGCCGTCTTAATGCTGTGGTTAGCAACAATAGTCTGGAAGTCGCAACTTACTTAG GACAATCAAGGAACTATAACAAAGATAAAGGAAGTTGTTGTAAAGATGTAACTCAATCTGAGGGCAAACAGGTCGCGCAATGGCCTAAAAGCGACCCACCACCACCGGCGTGGCGAAACGAGTGTCCTAGAGACCCACAACCGCCGAACTATGACCCTTACAGGATCAAAGTTCCAGATGTCGTGGTTCCTCCCTTGCCACCCAGTAATGCGAAG CCTATGATAGACTGTGCGCGCACGAAGGGTCCATGCTCGGTGAAGCCACCACCAGAACCACCTGAATGTCCACCGCCACCACCCAAACCATTTCCTTGGATCTACGTCTGGTCGGTCGCTTCATTCTTTGGTATTATGGGGTTG ATTTATAAGGTGTATTTATGGCGAGAAATGCAAATTAAACTTGGTGACCATACATCGAAAT GGCGCCCTCGACGAAAACTAAAGGCACCTTACCACTGTAAAGATTTACCAGCCTGCGTACAGTATCTGATAGTAGGCGCTGGAGCTGCTGGATGGGCCGCATACCGCGCGATCATGGAACACGATAAGACCGCCAAG GTTTTCTTCATAACGAAAGAGGACTGTCTGCCGTACATGCAGCCCCCAATGTCTAAGCATATGTGGTGGAATCCCGAACCACCTGATATTAAAACTCTCAATTACATCGAAGACGGCACGCGACATTC tatGTACTACGCCGATTGTGCATCTTTCTTGGATCCAATAAAGTTTTATCGTAAGAAAAATGGTCCGGCTGTATCAATAGCGAGGGGTTGGTGTGTGCTAAGAGTCGACGCGGATGACCACGTCGTCTGGGTGAAAACGATGTGTGGGGAACAGCCTATATACTACGAGAGATGTCTGCTAGCGCCCG GAGCAAAAGCGAATAACCTATCCATATTCAAGTCAGCGTCGAAATCAATTCGGGACAGAGTGTGCACACTTCGTACTATCCGAGATCTGGAGATCGCGTATCGGAAGGTGAAGGCTTCGAAGCATGTAGTTATCATAGGAGGTGGTTTCTTGGGATGCGAACTTGCTTGGTACTTGGGGAAGATGA ATCAATTGGTGGAGCGCCATGAACAAGAAGAACCATTGCAGATCGTGCAAATCTTCAAAGACAAGGGTATCATGTCTGGAGTGTTACCGGAGTATATCGGAGAATGGGCAGCCGAGAAGATTAAGTGTGAAGGCGTGACTGTCGTACCGAAAA ccCAAGTGTATGATGCCTTCGAAACTCCCGATGGACGCCTTGAATTGACATTATCTAATGGATCTTCTATAGTCACAGATTAT GTCTTCGTAGCGATTGGCACAGAACCGCGTGTAGAATTAGCAGAACCATCTTTCTTAGAATTGGACCCAGTTAATGGAGGCTTTCTAGTCAACACCGAGTTGGAAGCGAGGACTCACTTATATGTG GCAGGTGACGCAGCGAGCTTCTACTCCCAGTGGAAAGACACCAGGCTTCGGTTGTCTCACTTCGGCAACGCTGAAGAGCAAGGCTACGTGGCCGGCGCCAACATGACTGGCTACTGGGTGCCCTGTAACATGGAACCACATTTTATTCTACACCTTGGAGACTCTCTCGAAATGGAG GCGGTAGGTGAGATCGGCGCATGTATGTCTACTGTAGGCATCTTCAAGCCGTGTAGTGAAAATACAAAACCAAAAGCACCAGCTGCTGGGGAAGGAGACAGACCTTGCTACAAAAA ATCAGAAGAATACCAGAACAGATACAAGCGTGGAATGCTGTTTTATCTAAGAGATGAGTTGATAGTTGGTTTGGTGTTTTGGAACTTACCGCCCGTTGACGATCGCTATGGAGTAGCCACAGAG GTTCTTCGAGCTCGTCCAACTTATAAGGACATAAACATGCTGGCAGAACTGTTCGGGTTCCCGGAGACCAAGTGCGACTATCTCAGCGAGGAACAACTTAAGGAACAAGGACCTTGTATTCAAAA tCGGAGATTTGCATAA